One Thermodesulfobacteriota bacterium genomic region harbors:
- the purE gene encoding 5-(carboxyamino)imidazole ribonucleotide mutase — protein sequence MTKPLIGIIMGSDSDLPTMKAAAEVCAEFGVPYEISIVSAHRTPLDMTNYGQEAHKRGLRVIIAGAGGAAHLPGMIAANTPLPVIGVPVRTESLSGLDSLLSIVQMPPGVPVATVAIGGAKNAAILAVEILAATDPSLLEKVISYKEKMATESREKNKGLMEKLREK from the coding sequence ATGACCAAACCCTTAATCGGAATAATCATGGGAAGCGATTCCGACCTGCCCACTATGAAAGCCGCTGCCGAGGTATGCGCGGAATTTGGAGTGCCTTACGAAATTAGCATCGTCTCTGCTCACCGCACCCCTTTAGACATGACCAATTATGGACAGGAGGCACATAAACGGGGATTGCGGGTGATCATTGCCGGAGCGGGAGGGGCGGCGCACCTCCCCGGAATGATTGCGGCCAACACCCCGCTTCCGGTAATCGGCGTGCCCGTCCGCACCGAGTCTCTAAGCGGGTTGGATTCCCTCTTGTCCATCGTACAAATGCCTCCCGGCGTGCCGGTGGCCACGGTAGCAATAGGCGGGGCTAAAAACGCAGCCATACTGGCTGTAGAAATCCTGGCCGCAACCGACCCATCTCTCTTGGAGAAGGTTATAAGTTATAAGGAAAAAATGGCCACGGAATCACGTGAAAAAAATAAAGGTTTAATGGAAAAGCTTCGTGAGAAGTGA